One Phenylobacterium hankyongense DNA segment encodes these proteins:
- the tolQ gene encoding protein TolQ has product MDPTAAVTADTFNFLTLFMRADWVVKLVMLGLGLASLWSWTVILDKIFRFAALNRQANTFEDAVASGRSLEDVAAQAGDRPRHALPRMLQGALREWRDARTKGAASDSQAAFLIQRIDRVLDTIIARESQRVEEGLGALAIVATASPFIGLFGTVWGIMHAFQNIAIQKNTNLAVVAPSIAEALFATAIGLIAAIPAYIAFNALSTRAGKYTGRLEGFADDLSTAIQRRLAERV; this is encoded by the coding sequence ATGGATCCCACCGCCGCCGTCACGGCCGACACGTTCAACTTCCTCACCCTCTTCATGCGCGCCGACTGGGTGGTGAAGCTGGTCATGCTGGGCCTGGGCCTGGCCTCGCTCTGGTCCTGGACGGTGATCCTCGACAAGATCTTCCGGTTCGCGGCCCTCAACCGCCAGGCCAACACCTTCGAGGACGCCGTGGCCTCCGGCCGCAGCCTGGAAGACGTGGCGGCCCAGGCCGGCGACCGTCCCCGCCACGCCCTGCCGCGCATGCTGCAGGGCGCGCTTCGCGAGTGGCGCGACGCCCGCACCAAGGGCGCGGCCAGCGACAGCCAGGCGGCCTTTCTGATCCAGCGCATCGACCGCGTGCTCGACACCATCATCGCCCGCGAGAGCCAGCGGGTGGAGGAGGGCCTGGGCGCGCTGGCCATCGTCGCCACGGCCTCGCCGTTCATCGGCCTGTTCGGCACGGTCTGGGGGATCATGCACGCCTTCCAGAACATCGCGATCCAGAAGAACACCAACCTGGCCGTCGTCGCCCCCTCGATCGCCGAGGCGCTGTTCGCCACCGCCATCGGCCTGATCGCGGCCATCCCGGCCTACATCGCCTTCAACGCGCTTTCGACACGCGCCGGCAAGTACACCGGCCGGCTGGAAGGCTTCGCCGACGACCTCTCCACCGCCATCCAGCGGCGGCTGGCCGAGCGGGTCTGA
- the ybgC gene encoding tol-pal system-associated acyl-CoA thioesterase: protein MTDAAPSAGWLDGREHVLPVRVYYEDTDFTGVVYHANYARYFERGRSDFLRVAGVSHAALLEREDPAAFTVTRLAMDFRRAARIDDALLVRTTYDSVKGPRLFISQRIVRGAELICEAQVEAACIDLRGRARKPPPELVEALRPLFG, encoded by the coding sequence ATGACCGACGCCGCCCCCTCCGCCGGCTGGCTGGACGGCCGCGAGCACGTGCTGCCGGTGCGCGTCTATTACGAGGACACCGACTTCACCGGCGTCGTCTACCACGCCAACTACGCGCGCTATTTCGAGCGCGGCCGCTCGGATTTCCTGCGGGTCGCCGGCGTCAGCCACGCCGCCCTGCTGGAACGCGAGGATCCCGCAGCCTTCACGGTGACGCGGCTGGCGATGGACTTCCGCCGCGCGGCGCGGATCGACGACGCCCTGCTGGTGCGGACCACCTACGACAGCGTCAAGGGCCCGCGGCTGTTCATCAGCCAGCGGATCGTGCGCGGCGCGGAGCTGATCTGCGAAGCCCAGGTCGAGGCGGCCTGCATCGACCTGCGGGGCCGGGCCCGCAAGCCGCCGCCGGAGCTTGTCGAGGCGCTGCGCCCGCTGTTCGGCTGA
- the ruvA gene encoding Holliday junction branch migration protein RuvA, giving the protein MIGRLRGVVAEVAEEDALLDVGGVGYVVRCGARTLARLPAVGDEALLHVETQWGEQTGMTLYGFLSRDDRRAFLMLRAIQGVGPKAALAVLDVLPPAELAAAAAREDKAAVARAQGVGPKLAQRIVTELKDKPLTDGPVAAFHAGIPAAPPKPSSAGEAVAALMGLGVAEPAARRVVDQAALRLGEDAEAAVLIKAALQELGR; this is encoded by the coding sequence GTGATCGGCCGTCTGCGCGGCGTCGTCGCCGAGGTGGCCGAGGAGGACGCCCTGCTCGACGTCGGCGGCGTGGGCTACGTGGTCCGCTGCGGCGCCCGCACCCTGGCCCGCCTGCCCGCGGTCGGCGACGAGGCCCTGCTCCACGTGGAGACCCAGTGGGGCGAGCAGACCGGCATGACCCTCTACGGCTTCCTGTCGCGCGACGACCGGCGCGCCTTCCTGATGCTGCGCGCCATCCAGGGCGTCGGGCCGAAGGCCGCCCTGGCGGTGCTGGACGTCCTGCCGCCGGCCGAGCTGGCCGCCGCCGCCGCCCGCGAGGACAAGGCCGCCGTCGCCCGCGCCCAGGGCGTGGGCCCGAAGCTCGCCCAGCGGATCGTCACCGAGCTGAAGGACAAGCCGCTCACCGACGGCCCTGTCGCCGCCTTCCACGCCGGCATCCCCGCCGCGCCGCCGAAGCCGTCGAGCGCCGGCGAGGCGGTGGCCGCCCTGATGGGCCTGGGCGTCGCCGAGCCCGCCGCCCGCCGCGTCGTCGACCAGGCCGCCCTGCGGCTGGGTGAGGACGCCGAAGCCGCCGTGCTGATCAAGGCCGCCCTGCAGGAACTCGGGCGATGA
- a CDS encoding lipoprotein, with protein sequence MKKALLALGAVLALSGCATGAGYGLYGAGDLAYGDPYDYGHYGPFYGGYGGYWGDGLYLSSGRGYGHYGGRYDGHSQAHGGQFGHGPGGGFHGNGGFHGGGAHGGFHGFSGGGHAGGGHGGHG encoded by the coding sequence ATGAAGAAAGCCCTTCTGGCCCTTGGCGCGGTTCTGGCGCTCTCGGGCTGCGCCACGGGGGCCGGCTACGGTCTCTACGGAGCCGGCGACCTGGCCTATGGCGACCCCTACGACTATGGCCACTACGGACCGTTCTATGGCGGGTACGGCGGCTATTGGGGCGACGGCCTCTACCTGTCGAGCGGGCGAGGGTACGGGCACTACGGGGGTCGCTACGACGGCCATTCCCAAGCGCATGGCGGCCAGTTCGGACATGGCCCCGGCGGCGGATTCCACGGGAACGGCGGCTTTCACGGCGGCGGCGCCCATGGCGGCTTCCATGGTTTCAGTGGCGGCGGCCACGCTGGCGGCGGCCACGGCGGTCACGGATAA
- the ruvB gene encoding Holliday junction branch migration DNA helicase RuvB, with translation MTRLVSGEEVPFEAHDKALRPQTLAEFVGQEQAKGNLRVFIEAARNRGEALDHVLLFGPPGLGKTTLAQIVARELGVNFRATSGPVLAKAGDLAAILTNLEPRDVLFIDEIHRLPANVEEILYPAMEDHVLDLMIGEGPSARSIRIDLAPFTLVAATTRAGLLATPLRDRFGIPLRLEFYTHEELGRVLAGAAAKMGLNLHPDGGAEIARRARGTPRVAGRLLRRVRDFAAADGCELIDRKAAASALARLDVDEHGLDALDRRYLRALIENYAGGPAGVETLAYAIAEARDAVEDVIEPFLLQQGFIQRTPRGRVACAKAYAHLGLAAPPPARGAAAPDLFDE, from the coding sequence ATGACCCGCCTGGTCTCCGGCGAGGAGGTCCCCTTCGAGGCCCACGACAAGGCGCTGCGGCCGCAGACGCTGGCCGAGTTCGTCGGCCAGGAGCAGGCCAAGGGAAACCTGCGGGTGTTCATCGAGGCCGCCCGCAACCGCGGCGAGGCGCTGGACCACGTGCTGCTGTTCGGCCCGCCGGGGCTGGGCAAGACCACCCTGGCGCAGATCGTCGCCCGCGAGCTGGGAGTGAACTTCCGCGCCACCTCCGGGCCGGTGCTGGCCAAGGCCGGCGACCTCGCCGCCATCCTCACCAACCTGGAGCCGCGCGACGTCCTGTTCATCGACGAGATCCACCGCCTGCCGGCCAACGTCGAGGAGATCCTCTATCCGGCGATGGAGGACCACGTGCTGGACCTGATGATCGGCGAGGGGCCCTCGGCGCGTTCGATCCGCATCGACCTGGCGCCCTTCACCCTGGTGGCCGCCACCACCCGGGCGGGCCTGTTGGCGACGCCGCTGCGCGACCGCTTCGGCATCCCGCTGCGGCTGGAGTTCTACACCCACGAGGAGCTCGGCCGGGTGCTGGCGGGCGCGGCGGCCAAGATGGGGCTGAACCTGCATCCCGACGGCGGGGCGGAGATCGCGCGGCGCGCGCGCGGCACGCCGCGGGTGGCCGGGCGGCTGCTGCGCCGGGTGCGCGACTTCGCCGCCGCCGACGGCTGCGAGCTGATCGACCGCAAGGCCGCGGCCTCGGCGCTCGCCCGCCTCGACGTCGACGAGCACGGCCTCGACGCCCTGGACCGCCGCTACCTGCGCGCCCTGATCGAGAACTATGCCGGCGGTCCCGCCGGCGTGGAGACCCTGGCCTACGCCATCGCCGAGGCCCGCGACGCGGTGGAGGACGTCATCGAGCCGTTCCTGCTGCAGCAGGGCTTCATCCAGCGCACGCCGCGCGGCCGCGTCGCCTGCGCCAAGGCCTACGCCCACCTGGGCCTGGCCGCGCCGCCGCCGGCCAGGGGCGCGGCCGCGCCCGACCTGTTCGACGAATGA